The following is a genomic window from Gammaproteobacteria bacterium.
CGGCAGCACCCACCACGAGCTGCTGCTGATCGAGGTCGGAGAGGCGCCGGGACCGCTGCGCGGCCGGCGCATCGGGCTCTACCACGTGGCGTTCAAGGTGGGTGAGGATCTCGATGCTCTGCGGCGCGCGCGTGAGCGCATTCAGACGAAGGGCTTCGAGCTCGCAGGGCAATCCGACCACACCGTCAGTCAGAGTCTTTACCTTAACGATCCCGACGGCAACGAGGTCGA
Proteins encoded in this region:
- a CDS encoding VOC family protein, yielding MTELAHVVFYVRDLQRSLVFYRDVVGFEVAGTIFNGRAALLSGGSTHHELLLIEVGEAPGPLRGRRIGLYHVAFKVGEDLDALRRARERIQTKGFELAGQSDHTVSQSLYLNDPDGNEVELFVDDPSVDRRSDKSWMEAPVKPLEL